TACCGTAGGGGGAAATATGCCTAGGTTGGTATGCAAGGACTTGAAAAAATGCTTGACATTACGCTTTTAGCCAGGCCATAAGGGATCTGCTAAGGGATAGATAGATCACTgctgaaaacacagaaatgagAGCTGCTTTTACATTTGTTACCGAACCGCCCCTTGTTTTCCTCCAAAGTACATTTTGTATACTTAAAAATACACACTCATTGGACAAGACTGGGAACCTCAGCTCCCCCACCTTCTGTCTTCAGCTTTCGACTTTCAGGTCCTTGCACAACACCTAAGACGTgcgatactttttttttttccactctaATCCTGGCAGAGAACAGTTCGGAGAGATCTCCCTTCGCGTCTCCACCCTGATCCCCCTCTTCCTAGATTCCACCCGCTGTCTCTTTCCCTCCGCCCTGAGCTCCGCGGGCCCAATCTGTCAGAGAAGTTGTGTACAAACTGCGCCCCTGCTCTGCGCGCGAAGCTCATGGCCCGCGAGGGGTGCGGTCGGCCCGTCGGAGGCGGGACCTCGTGGGACTTCCTTTCCATTGGCTAGCCGCTGGCCCTGGGGCCTTGCTATTGGCCACGACGCTGCCAGTCGGGTGAGCTGGTCCTGCCTCCCTGGAGTTGGGTGAAATAGAGGCGGGCGTCAAGTGTCAGTAGTCGCGGGGCAGGTACGCGCGCTTGCAGCTTGCTTGGTGGAGCTCGGAGGTGGCGGGAGAGGGTTCCGGCGAGCGCTGGGGCGGGGCGGGAGAAAGTGGCGGCTGGAGGACCTCGGCGGTGACGCGTGGCCGAGCCCAGGAGTCCCGATCTACGTGCCCGCCTTCGTGAGCCGCTGGCCGCCGGCCTAGGGGTCCCCCCCGCAGCCGCCCCGCGCCGAGTCCGCAGTCCGGCGCCAGCCCGGGCGAGGTGGGAATCGCGATCACCCGGTGATCCACGCCCGTAGACCCCCCGACCGCCCATGGCCACGCGGGTGCTGACCATGGGCGCCCGCCTGGGACCCGTGTCCCAGCCACCGGCCACACAGGACGAGCCGGTGTTCGCGCAGCTCAAGCCGGTGCTGGGCGCTGCGAACCCGGCCCGCGACGCGGCGCTCTTCCCCGGCGACGATCTCAAACACGCGCACCACCACCCGCCTGCGCAGCCCGCGCCGCCGCCGGCCGCCGGCCCGCGGCTGCCCTCGGAGGAGCTGGTCCAGGTAAGCAGAGCGGCCGGCCTCCCTCCCCCGGCTCGGGCGTGTCCCGCCACTGCGAGGCGCGGGCGACAGGGGCCGCTCCAGGCTGGGACGCGCGGGAGCCGGTGCCCGGGTGGGCAGCCCCGCCCTGCGCTTCCAGACGGGGCGccggggagtggatgggggagcgGAGGGCCCGGGGCATCGCCCACCCCGATCTGCCCAGAGGAGGCTGAACACAGCCGCGCGCTCACGCGCACCTTGTCTGTTTTCTTGCGTGGGAATGAAAGCTTATATCCACGCTCAACTTAAATTGCGTCACCTTGACCACTCTCTCCGGATGGTCCTGGCCTAGGAAGTCCACCTGCCTGCGTCCTTCGGGGATGTGGAAATTGCAGATGGAGTCCTGGGGTTCCATACCCCTGTAGCTCACCCTAGAATGGGCTGTAAGGCCCCGTTTGGGAAACTAGGGTCAGAAGATCTAAGGTTGTATTAGAACACTGCTTTTTTCCTAAAAAAGGAACACGCGTACAAAAAGGCCACGGGTGTTGTTTTCTTCATGTGCGCGTAAATTTCCTCCCGGAGTCGCGTTGAAAGCTGGCAGTTGGCTTTTACACTTGCCCAGCAGCCGAATTAGAGCAAGCGCCTGTTTCTTTCGCCCACGCACGGGAGTCATATagcccaagaaaaaaaaaaaaaaaacttcccggGACTTTTAGCTActcccaaagaaaaaaaaaattggaaacagaCCCACATGCAAACAGCTGGAAGAGCTAAAATCAGAAACCACTAACCGCCGCGGGAGCGCAGTGCACGAAAGGGTTTAGTTTGGTTTATTTCAAGAGGCTTGGTTTAATAGCCTCTTGCCGTATTGTGTATTTGCACCCAGCACCTACTTCGCGGGGTCTGCCAGTGTCGTCGTGCTTTGAGAGGACAGTGGCATTTGTCAGATGTGACTCACATGGCCAGAGCatgaatctttatttttaagtcGTGCATATCCGGGAAATCCCGTCCGTCGTCGTCCACAACCAGATCTTAATGATCTGAGGTCCGAGATGAAATTCTTTTGAAATTTAGGAGCAAAAATAGGACTCCTGTTTACCAACTGAGGTGCAGTGGTTTCTTATTCTGTGAACTATTTCATTTAGTTGGGTTTTGTCCTTTTTCTGAGCTGCTCTTCAATGTCAAGAGGAATTGAGAGGAAAAATTAAGCTTTTATATGTTGGGAGAGAATTGCTGGGAAGACAGGCAGGTCGGAAGCTGCATTGTCTATTTCTTAAACAATCAGGGCCTGGGGGATACTTGGTTGTTTCACTTTGGCAGTTTTCTCTCGGGAGATAGCAGTAGGGTGAGGGATGACTGCGCTTTTTACAGAGGAAGGGGGAATGTAGCATTGGCCCACGGAGAGGACATGATAAATGTTTTGCTGATGAGTGTGCTGGCAATCGAGCAGCCTCTCCCCACCCACGGGCGTCCTAGCACCAGTCTACCAAGGGAATGATTTTCTCCTTGATAATTAAAGATCTGTTTTAGATAGGGAAATGAATAGGAACATTTCATTATTACATTAACCAATTACCGAATCTGCTGGTTAAAATCAACATTTACATCAAGCGTTGAACctgtaattgttttgttttagcggATACAAGGGTTTGCTTCaaacattggatttttttttttttttttttttgttaatcaaAAGGCACTGAAATGGCCAGAGAACATTTCATGTTAGGCCTGAGATACCTAACTCTACccacataaatattatttttttaaggtttgcAAAGGTTTTAGTTTTCAAATGAAACATGTTAAATGTAATGGGTATGAACAGAAGTGGGGCAGTTTGGGTCATACTCTGATACTGTACTTAGATTGCAGAATTATCTTTCTTGGGGTGAGACTTGATTGCGttggaaaggaagatgttttGTCCTTGCCCCCACCCCCTTGCCTCTTTCACTTTTGTCTGCCGATGATTTGGGGAGTGATTTTACTAAAGACATGCCATACAGACTTTTGGTTAACCAATAATTACACAATTGACAAAATAAAACTCTGTGTTTATAAGCAGCTCTAGGAGCTGGCCCCCGTACCCATACTAGTGTTGTGAGTTTTTAGTTAGTCCTGTTTGTTTATCCTACCTGAGTGAATTGGTAGACTCATTGTGTATTTGTATCTCTTCTTTTTTAGACAAGATGTGAAATGGAGAAGTATCTGACACCTCAGCTTCCTCCAGTTCCAATTGTTTCAGAGCATAAGAAGTATAGACGAGACAGTGCCTCAGTGGTAGACCAGTTCTTCACTGACAGTGAAGGCTTACCTTACAGTATCAACATGAACGTCTTCCTCCCCGACATCACCCACCTGAGAACTGGCCTCTACAAATCCCAGAGACCATGCGTTACACAGATCAAGACAGAGCCTGTTGCCATTTTCAGCCACCAGAGCGAGACGACCGCCCCTCCTCCAGCCCCTACCCAGGCCCTCCCTGAGTTCAACAGTATATTCAGCTCCCATCAGAACACAGCTCCAGAGGTGAACAATATCTTCATCAAACAAGAACTTCCTACGCCAGATCttcatctctctgtcccttcccAGCAGGGCCACCTGTACCAGCTATTGAATACACCGGATCTAGACATGCCTAGTTCTACAAACCAGACAGCAATAATGGACACCCTTAACATATCCATGTCTGCCGCCATGGCGGGCCttaacacacacacctctgctgtTCCGCAGACTGCAATGAAACAGTTCCAGGGCATGCCCCCTTGCACATACACCATGCCAAGTCAGTTTCTTCCACAGCAGGCCACTTACTTTCCCCCATCGCCACCGAGCTCAGAGCCTGGAAGTCCCGATAGACAAGCTGAGATGCTCCAGAATTTAACTCCACCTCCATCGTATGCTGCTACAATTGCTTCTAAACTGGCAATTAGCAATCCGAATTTACCTGCCACTCTGCCAGTTAGTTCACCAAGCATCCAACCTGTCAGATACAATAGAAGGAGTAACCCCGATCTGGAGAAACGGCGCATCCACTACTGCGATTACCCTGGTATGTATGTGGTCTGTGTGCTTGAAGAGTCAGTAGTGTT
The Cricetulus griseus strain 17A/GY chromosome 1 unlocalized genomic scaffold, alternate assembly CriGri-PICRH-1.0 chr1_1, whole genome shotgun sequence genome window above contains:
- the Klf5 gene encoding Krueppel-like factor 5 isoform X2, encoding MATRVLTMGARLGPVSQPPATQDEPVFAQLKPVLGAANPARDAALFPGDDLKHAHHHPPAQPAPPPAAGPRLPSEELVQTRCEMEKYLTPQLPPVPIVSEHKKYRRDSASVVDQFFTDSEGLPYSINMNVFLPDITHLRTGLYKSQRPCVTQIKTEPVAIFSHQSETTAPPPAPTQALPEFNSIFSSHQNTAPEVNNIFIKQELPTPDLHLSVPSQQGHLYQLLNTPDLDMPSSTNQTAIMDTLNISMSAAMAGLNTHTSAVPQTAMKQFQGMPPCTYTMPSQFLPQQATYFPPSPPSSEPGSPDRQAEMLQNLTPPPSYAATIASKLAISNPNLPATLPVSSPSIQPVRYNRRSNPDLEKRRIHYCDYPGCTKVYTKSSHLKAHLRTHTGEKPYKCNWEGCDWRFARSDELTRHYRKHTGAKPFQCGVCNRSFSRSDHLALHMKRHQS
- the Klf5 gene encoding Krueppel-like factor 5 isoform X3, giving the protein MEKYLTPQLPPVPIVSEHKKYRRDSASVVDQFFTDSEGLPYSINMNVFLPDITHLRTGLYKSQRPCVTQIKTEPVAIFSHQSETTAPPPAPTQALPEFNSIFSSHQNTAPEVNNIFIKQELPTPDLHLSVPSQQGHLYQLLNTPDLDMPSSTNQTAIMDTLNISMSAAMAGLNTHTSAVPQTAMKQFQGMPPCTYTMPSQFLPQQATYFPPSPPSSEPGSPDRQAEMLQNLTPPPSYAATIASKLAISNPNLPATLPVSSPSIQPVRYNRRSNPDLEKRRIHYCDYPGCTKVYTKSSHLKAHLRTHTGEKPYKCNWEGCDWRFARSDELTRHYRKHTGAKPFQCGVCNRSFSRSDHLALHMKRHQS